A section of the Serratia liquefaciens ATCC 27592 genome encodes:
- a CDS encoding protein-glutamate methylesterase/protein-glutamine glutaminase: MNKIRVLSVDDSALMRQLMTEIVNSHPDMEMVASAPDPLVARDLIKKFNPQVLTLDVEMPRMDGLDFLEKLMRLRPMPVVMVSSLTGQGSEITLRALELGAVDFVTKPQLGIREGMLAYSELIAEKIRTAAKARLPQRSSSPAPAILSHTPLLSSEKLIAIGASTGGTEAIRQVLQPLPATSPALLITQHMPPGFTRSFAERLNKLCQITVKEAEDGERVLPGHAYIAPGDRHMELSRSGANYQVKLHDGPAVNRHRPSVDVLFRSVAQYAGRNAVGVILTGMGNDGAAGMLEMHRAGAYTLAQNEASCVVFGMPREAIATGGVNEVVELERMSQRMLAQIAGGQALRI; the protein is encoded by the coding sequence GATTCGGCCCTGATGCGGCAGCTGATGACCGAAATTGTCAACAGCCATCCCGATATGGAGATGGTGGCGAGCGCGCCCGACCCTCTGGTCGCGCGCGATCTGATCAAAAAGTTTAACCCGCAGGTGCTGACGCTGGACGTCGAAATGCCGCGCATGGACGGCCTCGACTTCCTCGAAAAACTGATGCGTTTGCGGCCGATGCCGGTGGTGATGGTGTCGTCGCTGACAGGCCAGGGGTCGGAAATCACGCTGCGCGCGCTGGAGCTGGGGGCGGTGGATTTTGTCACCAAACCGCAGCTTGGCATCCGCGAAGGCATGTTGGCCTACAGCGAGCTGATAGCCGAAAAAATTCGCACCGCGGCCAAGGCGCGCTTGCCGCAACGCTCCAGCAGCCCTGCACCGGCGATCCTCAGCCATACGCCGCTGTTGAGCAGCGAAAAACTGATTGCCATCGGGGCCTCTACCGGCGGCACCGAAGCCATTCGGCAGGTGCTGCAACCGCTACCGGCCACCAGCCCGGCGTTGTTGATCACCCAGCATATGCCGCCGGGGTTTACGCGCTCGTTCGCCGAGCGGCTGAACAAGCTGTGCCAGATTACGGTGAAAGAGGCCGAGGACGGCGAACGCGTGCTGCCGGGCCATGCCTACATCGCACCGGGCGATCGCCATATGGAACTGTCACGCAGCGGTGCCAACTATCAGGTGAAGCTGCATGACGGCCCGGCGGTCAATCGTCACCGGCCATCGGTAGACGTGCTTTTCCGCTCGGTTGCGCAGTACGCCGGCCGAAATGCAGTTGGCGTGATCCTGACCGGCATGGGCAATGACGGCGCGGCGGGCATGTTGGAAATGCATCGTGCCGGTGCCTACACCCTGGCGCAAAACGAGGCCAGCTGTGTGGTGTTCGGCATGCCGCGTGAGGCGATCGCCACCGGTGGGGTGAATGAAGTTGTCGAACTGGAGCGCATGAGCCAACGCATGCTGGCGCAAATTGCCGGTGGGCAGGCGCTGCGTATTTGA